One Glycine max cultivar Williams 82 chromosome 6, Glycine_max_v4.0, whole genome shotgun sequence DNA segment encodes these proteins:
- the LOC100784258 gene encoding probable L-ascorbate peroxidase 6, chloroplastic/mitochondrial isoform X2 codes for MAERVLLLTPSQSHHSPTTMAVLGGAASARIIPSVSLSTSSRSFFSLSSSSKLKCLRSSPRISHLFLNQQRAEVRVSSGGYGTVSAPKSVASDPDQLKSAREDIKELLNSKFCHPILIRLGWHDAGTYNKNIEEWPLRGGANGSLRFEVELKHGANAGLLNALKLLQPIKDKYSGVTYADLFQLASATAVEEAGGPKIPMKYGRVDVSGPEQCPEEGRLPDAGPPSPADHLRQVFYRMGLNDKEIVALSGAHTLGRSRPDRSGWGKPETKYTKDGPGAPGGQSWTVQWLKFDNSYFKDIKEKRDEDLLVLPTDAALFEDPSFKVYAEKYAEDQEAFFKDYAEAHAKLSNLGAKFDPLEGIVIDDSPNAGGEKFVAAKYSTGKE; via the exons ATGGCAGAGCGTGTGTTACTCCTCACTCCATCTCAGTCTCATCACTCTCCAACCACAATGGCTGTCTTGGGCGGCGCCGCCTCCGCTCGCATCATTCCCTCCGTCTCACTCTCCACCTCTTCTCGCTCCTTCTTCTCCTTATCATCCTCTTCCAAACTCAAATGCTTGCGCTCCTCTCCTCGCATTTCGCACCTCTTTCTCAATCAG caAAGAGCGGAGGTTCGCGTTTCGAGTGGAGGATACGGAACGGTATCGGCGCCGAAGTCCGTTGCGTCTGATCCTGATCAGTTGAAGAGCGCTAGAGAAGACATCAAGGAGCTTCTCAACTCCAAGTTCTGCCATCCTATTCTC ATTCGTTTGGGATGGCATGATGCTGGTACATATAATAAGAATATTGAGGAGTGGCCACTGAGAGGTGGAGCTAATGGTAGCTTAAGATTTGAAGTTGAGCTGAAACATGGAGCCAATGCTG GACTTTTAAATGCATTGAAACTTCTTCAGCCGATCAAAGACAAATATTCTGGTGTGACATATGCAGACTTATTTCAGTTGGCTAGTGCTACGGCTGTGGAG GAAGCTGGAGGCCCCAAAATCCCTATGAAATATGGAAGAGTGGATGTATCTGGACCTGAACAATGCCCTGAAGAAGGGAGACTTCCTG ATGCTGGGCCCCCTTCACCTGCTGATCATTTGCGTCAAGTTTTCTACCGTATGGGTTTGAATGACAAG GAAATTGTTGCATTATCTGGTGCACACACACTGGGGCGGTCTAGACCAGATCGCAGTGGTTGGGGAAAGCCTGAAACTAAATATACG AAAGATGGGCCAGGAGCACCCGGAGGACAATCCTGGACAGTGCAATGGTTGAAATTTGACAACTCCTACTTCAAG GACATCAAAGAAAAAAGGGATGAAGATCTATTGGTATTGCCAACTGATGCTGCTCTTTTTGAAGACCCATCCTTTAAG GTATATGCTGAGAAATATGCTGAAGATCAGGAAGCATTCTTTAAAGATTATGCTGAAGCCCATGCTAAACTTAGCAACCTAGGAGCCAAATTTGATCCTCTAGAG GGCATTGTGATAGATGATTCTCCAAATGCAGGGGGAGAGAAGTTTGTAGCAGCCAAGTACTCCACTGGAAAG GAATAG
- the LOC100784258 gene encoding probable L-ascorbate peroxidase 6, chloroplastic/mitochondrial isoform X1, whose product MAERVLLLTPSQSHHSPTTMAVLGGAASARIIPSVSLSTSSRSFFSLSSSSKLKCLRSSPRISHLFLNQQRAEVRVSSGGYGTVSAPKSVASDPDQLKSAREDIKELLNSKFCHPILIRLGWHDAGTYNKNIEEWPLRGGANGSLRFEVELKHGANAGLLNALKLLQPIKDKYSGVTYADLFQLASATAVEEAGGPKIPMKYGRVDVSGPEQCPEEGRLPDAGPPSPADHLRQVFYRMGLNDKEIVALSGAHTLGRSRPDRSGWGKPETKYTKDGPGAPGGQSWTVQWLKFDNSYFKDIKEKRDEDLLVLPTDAALFEDPSFKVYAEKYAEDQEAFFKDYAEAHAKLSNLGAKFDPLEGIVIDDSPNAGGEKFVAAKYSTGKSELSDSMKQKIRAEYEAIGGSPDKPLQSNYFLNIMIVIAVLAFLTSLLGN is encoded by the exons ATGGCAGAGCGTGTGTTACTCCTCACTCCATCTCAGTCTCATCACTCTCCAACCACAATGGCTGTCTTGGGCGGCGCCGCCTCCGCTCGCATCATTCCCTCCGTCTCACTCTCCACCTCTTCTCGCTCCTTCTTCTCCTTATCATCCTCTTCCAAACTCAAATGCTTGCGCTCCTCTCCTCGCATTTCGCACCTCTTTCTCAATCAG caAAGAGCGGAGGTTCGCGTTTCGAGTGGAGGATACGGAACGGTATCGGCGCCGAAGTCCGTTGCGTCTGATCCTGATCAGTTGAAGAGCGCTAGAGAAGACATCAAGGAGCTTCTCAACTCCAAGTTCTGCCATCCTATTCTC ATTCGTTTGGGATGGCATGATGCTGGTACATATAATAAGAATATTGAGGAGTGGCCACTGAGAGGTGGAGCTAATGGTAGCTTAAGATTTGAAGTTGAGCTGAAACATGGAGCCAATGCTG GACTTTTAAATGCATTGAAACTTCTTCAGCCGATCAAAGACAAATATTCTGGTGTGACATATGCAGACTTATTTCAGTTGGCTAGTGCTACGGCTGTGGAG GAAGCTGGAGGCCCCAAAATCCCTATGAAATATGGAAGAGTGGATGTATCTGGACCTGAACAATGCCCTGAAGAAGGGAGACTTCCTG ATGCTGGGCCCCCTTCACCTGCTGATCATTTGCGTCAAGTTTTCTACCGTATGGGTTTGAATGACAAG GAAATTGTTGCATTATCTGGTGCACACACACTGGGGCGGTCTAGACCAGATCGCAGTGGTTGGGGAAAGCCTGAAACTAAATATACG AAAGATGGGCCAGGAGCACCCGGAGGACAATCCTGGACAGTGCAATGGTTGAAATTTGACAACTCCTACTTCAAG GACATCAAAGAAAAAAGGGATGAAGATCTATTGGTATTGCCAACTGATGCTGCTCTTTTTGAAGACCCATCCTTTAAG GTATATGCTGAGAAATATGCTGAAGATCAGGAAGCATTCTTTAAAGATTATGCTGAAGCCCATGCTAAACTTAGCAACCTAGGAGCCAAATTTGATCCTCTAGAG GGCATTGTGATAGATGATTCTCCAAATGCAGGGGGAGAGAAGTTTGTAGCAGCCAAGTACTCCACTGGAAAG AGTGAGCTGTCTGACTCTATGAAGCAGAAGATACGGGCTGAATATGAAGCAATTGGTGGAAGCCCAGATAAGCCTCTACAGTCAAACTATTTTCTAAATATCATGATTGTTATTGCTGTTTTGGCATTTTTGACATCACTGCTTGGAAACTAG
- the LOC100787627 gene encoding protein ALTERED PHOSPHATE STARVATION RESPONSE 1 gives MGCSGSKVEDFPAVVLCRERKAFLKAASEQRYALAAAHVAYFHSLSEIGHALHKFAEQDLTTTTGSSSPVLTLPSETKSINNNKLSSSSPSISHADSPDGSHLPLSSGSELSSPSPSHSHSSSPHIHDSPEPDPPPYGYYENYHYAHYMKRSVPNGKPMVYEEPERHVATIGQWPDPSYGYGNTGFYGFPGGNYPYYPQPGPSSSPPRPPPAPPSPPRVSTWDFLNFFDNFDNGYPGYPPRLGSSASSPDSKEVREREGIPELEDETEHETMKEKEKEFVPLKKEKKKMGEEKGFGVGVRDFGEGPSNTKTVPLQQVSSSEGSSKTVRFHDGSDNGSVEKEINSSPDTVASEERGAKKGVSFEIDEATVTTVDGDSSVLSSATTLSAHGTRDLREVVEEIQDEFVTASNFGKEVALLLEVCKRPYRSRVAALRVIFSRILQMLAPSRLPSDLVSIQFSSREIKLAQAYCGGEPGKDFKTNPENLSSTLEKLYAWEKKLYKEVKDEERLRAIYEKKFKRLKTLDNLGAESSKIDATRASIRKLQTKINICIRTAETIMGRIHKLRDNELQPQLAALINGFIRMWKFMLKCHQKQFQAIMESKSQSLKINVGLQGDEGLKAIVELEKELLNWCSQFNHWVKTQKSYVKNLNEWLIRCLPNEPEETADGIAPFSPSQLDAPPVFIICNDWNHAMSRISETGVAEAMHEFALKLHELWEKQDEAQRQRIKAEYLRKDFEKQLRTLHTEMGGSEHDHDKVLGKIALSKLASDSGVSPLDDLKVDLDSMKKKLHEERVRHKEAIKLVRDAANNSLQAGLIPIFKTLESFTSEVVKAHEQVRLQSAGDK, from the exons ATGGGCTGCAGCGGGTCCAAGGTGGAGGACTTCCCCGCGGTGGTTCTGTGCAGAGAGCGAAAGGCGTTCCTCAAAGCCGCATCAGAGCAACGCTACGCTCTCGCCGCTGCACACGTGGCGTATTTCCATTCGCTGAGTGAAATCGGCCACGCCCTTCACAAGTTCGCCGAACAAGACCTCACCACCACCACCGGTTCCTCCTCTCCGGTTCTCACATTACCCTCGGAAACCAAAAGCATCAACAATAACAAACTCTCATCCTCTTCCCCTTCTATTTCTCACGCCGATTCCCCCGACGGTTCTCACTTACCCTTATCCTCTGGATCCGAATTAAGTTCTCCTTCACcttctcattctcattcttcTTCGCCTCACATTCACGATTCTCCAGAACCGGACCCGCCTCCATACGGATACTATGAAAATTACCATTACGCTCACTACATGAAGAGGTCTGTCCCTAATGGAAAACCCATGGTCTACGAAGAGCCCGAAAGACACGTGGCAACTATTGGACAATGGCCTGATCCTTCTTACGGCTACGGCAACACCGGTTTCTACGGGTTTCCCGGTGGGAATTACCCGTATTACCCTCAACCTGGACCGTCATCTTCTCCGCCGCGTCCTCCTCCGGCACCGCCGTCTCCTCCTCGCGTCTCCACCTGGGACTTCCTCAACTTTTTCGATAACTTCGACAATGGTTACCCGGGTTACCCGCCTCGGCTCGGGTCGAGTGCGAGCAGCCCCGATTCGAAGGAAGTGAGGGAGAGGGAAGGGATTCCGGAGTTAGAGGACGAAACGGAACACGAAACgatgaaagagaaagagaaggagtTTGTTCCgttgaagaaggagaagaaaaagatggGAGAGGAGAAGGGTTTTGGTGTTGGAGTTAGGGATTTCGGGGAGGGCCCTTCGAATACCAAAACGGTGCCGTTGCAGCAGGTGAGTAGCAGCGAGGGGAGCTCCAAGACGGTGAGGTTTCACGACGGCAGCGATAACGGCTCCGTCGAGAAAGAGATCAACAGCAGCCCCGACACTGTTGCTTCCGAAGAGCGCGGTGCGAAGAAAGGGGTTAGTTTCGAGATTGACGAAGCGACCGTTACGACGGTGGACGGTGACTCTTCCGTTTTGAGCAGCGCCACCACTTTGTCCGCACATGGCACAAGGGATCTCCGCGAGGTTGTTGAGGAGATTCAGGATGAGTTTGTGACGGCGTCGAATTTCGGGAAAGAGGTTGCGTTGTTGCTCGAGGTTTGCAAACGGCCTTATAGATCTAGGGTTGCTGCACTTAGAG TTATCTTTTCCAGAATCCTGCAGATGTTAGCACCTTCCAGGCTACCTTCAGATCTTGTATCTATACAATTTTCTTCTAGGGAAATAAAATTGGCGCAAGCATACTGTGGTGGGGAACCTGGGAAAGACTTCAAGACAAATCCAGAAAACCTTTCATCCACATTGGAGAAACTTTATGCATGGGAGAAGAAATTGTATAAGGAAGTTAAG GATGAAGAGAGGTTACGAGCTATTTATGAGAAAAAGTTCAAGAGACTGAAAACATTGGATAATCTAGGAGCTGAATCTAGTAAAATTGATGCTACTAGGGCATCAATAAGGAAGCTgcaaacaaaaatcaatatttgCATCAGAACTGCTGAAACTATAATGGGAAGAATACATAAATTGAGGGATAATGAATTGCAGCCTCAACTTGCAGCATTGATTAACGG ATTCATAAGAATGTGGAAATTCATGCTCAAATGCCACCAGAAACAGTTCCAAGCTATCATGGAGAGTAAAAGTCAGTCTCTTAAGATTAACGTGGGTCTGCAAGGAGATGAAGGTTTGAAGGCCATTGTAGAACTTGAAAAGGAGCTTTTGAATTGGTGCAGTCAGTTCAACCATTGGGTTAAGACTCAAAAATCTTATGTCAAGAATTTGAATGAGTGGCTCATAAGGTGCCTTCCTAATGAACCTGAAGAAACAGCTGATGGTATTGCCCCTTTCTCTCCAAGTCAGCTTGATGCCCCACcagtttttataatttgcaaTGATTGGAATCATGCAATGAGTAGAATATCAGAAACTGGGGTGGCAGAGGCCATGCATGAATTTGCTCTAAAACTACATGAGTTATGGGAAAAGCAAGATGAAGCGCAACGCCAGAGAATCAAAGCAGAGTATCTTAGAAAGGACTTTGAGAAACAGCTTAGAACTTTGCACACAGAAATGGGAGGCTCAGAACATGACCATGATAAAGTTTTGGGAAAGATTGCATTGTCAAAGCTTGCTTCTGATAGTGGTGTTTCACCACTAGATGATCTTAAAGTGGATTTAGATTCTATGAAGAAGAAATTGCATGAAGAGAGGGTCAGGCATAAAGAAGCCATCAAACTTGTTCGTGATGCAGCTAATAATAGTTTACAAGCTGGTTTGATTCCCATTTTCAAGACATTAGAGAGTTTCACTTCAGAGGTGGTGAAAGCTCATGAACAAGTCAGGCTTCAAAGTGCCGGGGACAAGTAG